A window of Phycisphaeraceae bacterium genomic DNA:
TTCATCCAACCACCCGGCTGGGGACTGGGTGACTTCAACGCTGACCACACCATCGACCTCATCGACCTCTCCACCCTCGCCGCCAACTTCGGCAACACCACCACCTCCATCCCCGCCCCCTCATCCCTGACACTGACCCTCCTCGGCTGCCGAGCCCTGCTCCGACGCCAACAACAACAACAAAACCCGCCAAAAAACCAAAAACTACGAGCCCCAGGCGCAAGCCTGGGGTCAGGTAACCCACAACCAACCCACGACCACAAACCAACCCCAACAAACACATACCCCCTCACCCCCGCCCTCATCGCCCTCGCCCTCACCACACCCGCCCTCGCCACCACGACCATCACCTTCGACGACCTCACCCCTCCCGGACCCGACTACTTCACCGGCGCCGGATTCAACACACAAAACACAGACTTCACAGGCGGCATCTTCGCCGGCTGGACCTTCTCCAACACCAACAACACCGCCGACGCCTCCTTCAACAACCAATACGCCGCCTTCACCGGCACCGACCTCTCTGGCGACGGCAACTACGCCATCGCCTTCGGCAACGGCTCCTACATCAACCTCCCGCCAGGCCGTTCACCCGAATCTGCCTACATCACCAACACCACCTACACCGCCCTCACCATCCGCGACGGCAACCCGTTCTCAAAACCCTTCGGCGGCCTCACCGGCGACGACCCCGACCGCTTCACCATCACCCTCACCGCCTACACACAACCCAACGGCCAGGGCGACACCATCGGCACACCCGTCGAAGTCGTCCTCGCCGACTACACCTTCGCCGACAACAACCTCGACTTCATCCTCAACACCTGGCTTGAAGTCGATCTGACCCCGCTCGCTTTGGAAAACGTGGGTGGGGGCTCCATCGGACTCTCCTTCTTCTCCACCGACACCGGCACCTTCGGCATCAACACCCCCACCTACATCGCCCTCGACAACCTCACCCTCATCCCCACACCCGCCTCCGCCACCCTCCTCACCCTCGCCCTCACCGCCCTCACCCGACGGACCTCACGATGACACCACAACACCACCACCAACCAACACCACGAGCCCCGGGCGGAAGCCCGGGGGCCTCTCTCACCAATACATCTCGAGGGTTCACGCTCATCGAACTCCTCGTCGTCATCTCCATCACCGCCACCCTCATCGCCATCACCCTCCCCGCTCTCGGCACCGCACGCCACACCACCAAAGCCATCGTTTGCGCCTCCAACCTCCGACAACTCACCCTCGCTAACCTCGCCTACGCTCACGACCACAACCAACACCTCGTCCCCGGTGCCCCCAACATCCTCCAGAACCTCAGGCGATGGCACGGCGAACGAGACACCCTCGACCAACCCTTCGACCACACACGCTCGCCCCTGCTCCCCTACTTCCAGGTCCCCGCCATCAAAGAATGCCCCACCTTCGACACCCCACGCCCAGGCTTCGAAGCAGGCAACGGCGGCTACGGCTACAACCAACGCTTCCTCGGAACCGACAACCCCGACAACCTCCGCTCCGAATCCTCCGCCAGACTCCATCACGCCAAAGACCCCACCAACACCCTCCACTTCGCCGACACAGCCTTCTCCACCGATGGCGTCGAACTCATCGAATACTCCTTCGCCGAACCCCCCTCCCACGGACCCGGCTTCCCCGCCTCCCCCTCCATCCACTTCCGACACCACCACACCACCAACGCCGCCTGGCTCGACGGACACCAAAGCACCCAAACCCTCAGCTTCACCCGAGCCTCCATCTACGGCGTCTCCCAAACCACCAACCAACAACTCCACCTCGGCTGGTTCGGCCCCGACAACAACACCCTCTTCGACCTCGAATAATCAGCTGCTACGTGCACACCCCACACCAAGGGCCAAGTCGGGCGACCACCAACCCACTCCTGTGCCCCGATCACCGCGCAGCGTGGCTCGGGAACCACAAGCCTCCAACCCACCACCCCCGCCTCTCCACCCCCTAAACTCCACACATGCCGAACCGCACCCCGCCACGTACCGACCCCCTGCACACACTCCGCCCCCAAATCTGCATCGACCGTTGCATCTGCGCCGGCATCCCCTTCACCGAACTCCTCGCCCTCGCCAAAGCCAAAAGCCTCACCGCCGATGACCTCGCCCAACAAACCGGCGCGTCCGCCGGCTGCGGCATGTGCCGCCCCTACCTCGAAACCGCCCTCAACACCGGCGAAACCACCTTCACCCAACTCATGACCACGGCGCGAAAAACAAAAAACTAATATTACCTAGACCGAGTTATTTGAGAGTCTTGCAGCCATGCCTGAAGATCCGAAAGACCCAGAACGAGCCGAACTTCTACTTAACCACCTTGCTAAACCCGAATGGGTATCTCTTGTTAATGAGAAGTATCTAGAAGTCATGCACGACGCATGGTTCTTGTATGAGTTTGATGATGAAGAAGTGGATCCAGACCTCGTCCGTACTTTCTATGGAAACTGGTTTAACTCGATCCATAGCAGCTTAAGTCTCAATGAGTTGGAACGGATGCTCAGTATTCATATCGAAAAGTTCCCATCGCCTTGTGTAGCTATCACCGGCGAGTTAGTTGAAGCCTTCACCGCGTACTTTGAAAGATACCGCGACATAGACCAGGTAGAAGGCGATTACAAACGATTTCTTGATCATGTAAACAGCCGAAT
This region includes:
- a CDS encoding type II secretion system protein, whose translation is MTPQHHHQPTPRAPGGSPGASLTNTSRGFTLIELLVVISITATLIAITLPALGTARHTTKAIVCASNLRQLTLANLAYAHDHNQHLVPGAPNILQNLRRWHGERDTLDQPFDHTRSPLLPYFQVPAIKECPTFDTPRPGFEAGNGGYGYNQRFLGTDNPDNLRSESSARLHHAKDPTNTLHFADTAFSTDGVELIEYSFAEPPSHGPGFPASPSIHFRHHHTTNAAWLDGHQSTQTLSFTRASIYGVSQTTNQQLHLGWFGPDNNTLFDLE
- a CDS encoding (2Fe-2S)-binding protein, with amino-acid sequence MPNRTPPRTDPLHTLRPQICIDRCICAGIPFTELLALAKAKSLTADDLAQQTGASAGCGMCRPYLETALNTGETTFTQLMTTARKTKN